The DNA window GACCACGAGCGTCGTGCCGTCCGGCGACACCTCCAGGTTGTACGGCGCGGTCCCCTCGCCCGTCGGCAGCCGCTGCGTGACCGCCCAGTCGTCCCGGTCCACCACGACCACCTCGTCGGCCCCATTGTGGGCCACGTACGCCAGCGGCCGCGAGGGGTGCGGGTCCACCCATGTCGGCTTCGGCGTGCCCTCGCCGGTCGTGAGGGTGCGCGTGACCCGGCCCGTGAGCACGTCAACTTCGTGGAGCGTCCCGTCCATCATGCTCACCGAGTAGTGCGTGCGCCCGTCCGGCGCGAAGCGGGAGCCGTGCGGCATGATGCCCGTCTCGATCCGGTCCACCTCCGTCATGGCCTCCGGATCGACGACCGACACGGTGCTTGGCTCCGGCTCGCCGTGCAGGTTGAAGTTCGCAACGTAAAGCAGGCCCGTCACGGAGGAGACCTCCATCGTGGCCGGAAACATGCCGACGTGGGCGGTGTCGACCTTCGCGTTCGTCCCCGTCTCGTACTTCGCGACGCGGCCGTAGGGCTTGCCGTGGGCGATGGACACGAACCAGTGCTCCCCGTCCGGCGCCACCGTCATGCCGTGGGCCCCCTCCGTCTCGGGCGCGATGTAGCCGACAGGAACGGTTTCCTCCACGGTCGCCGATTCGGTGTCGGCATCAAACCGCACCAGGGCCACCTCGTCGGCCGACTCGGACGCGACGTAGGCGTAGTAATTCTGGGCGAGGGCCGGCGCTGCTGCCAGGCCGAACAGGCAGATGACAAGGAGGAGCGTCCGGAGCAGGTGCATGGGGGTTGGTTGATGGGTTGGTCGGTTAGTGGGTTGGTGAGTTGGGGCCATCGGTCCCTCCTCACTCGTCAGGCCTCACGCATCA is part of the Salinibacter ruber DSM 13855 genome and encodes:
- a CDS encoding YncE family protein, which translates into the protein MHLLRTLLLVICLFGLAAAPALAQNYYAYVASESADEVALVRFDADTESATVEETVPVGYIAPETEGAHGMTVAPDGEHWFVSIAHGKPYGRVAKYETGTNAKVDTAHVGMFPATMEVSSVTGLLYVANFNLHGEPEPSTVSVVDPEAMTEVDRIETGIMPHGSRFAPDGRTHYSVSMMDGTLHEVDVLTGRVTRTLTTGEGTPKPTWVDPHPSRPLAYVAHNGADEVVVVDRDDWAVTQRLPTGEGTAPYNLEVSPDGTTLVVSYKGTGETGIWNLETGERAARLANSQSVTHGVVISPDSRYAFVSAEGRGDDPGAVDVFDLRSNERVASVEVGPQAGGIAFWKTDATTTSAR